The genomic window CGATGAACAGCGAGCCGAAGCCGTGCGTCCGGGGCAGATGGGCGGGCGGGCCGCCACTTTCCCGCCATAGCAGGTGCAACAGGGGCTGGCCGTCAGCCGGGTTGGCGATCACGTGCCACTCGATCCGCACGCCGCCCGTCGGCTGGGACAGGCTGCCGTGCTTGATGGCGTTGGTCACCAGCTCATGGAACACCATGCCCAGCACTACGGCCTGATCGGCGGTCAGCTCCACCGCGTCGCCGGTCAGGATGATGCGCCGCCCTTCGCCCTCGCGGTAGGGCAATACCTGGTCCTCGATGATGTCGCGCAGCGCCGCCCCCGACCACTGGCTGCGGGTGAGCAGGCTGTGCGCCTTGCTGAGCGCCATGAGGCGGCCCTGAAACTTCTCGTAGAAGGTGTGGGCATCCGGTGTTTTCCGCACGGTCTGGTAGGCGAGGGACTGAACCGTCGCCAACGTATTCTTGATGCGATGGTTAAGCTCGCCCATCAGCATCTGCTGGCGTTCCTGCACCTGCTTGAATTGGGTGATATCCTGCGCGACGCGCACACTGTAGAGGTAGCCGTCCTCCACGCTCCGCACGGCGGAAGAGGTGACGGATACCCAGAGCTGGGTGCCATCCTTCCGGATGTGGCGCTGTTCAAGCGTATAGCGATCCAGTTGCCCCGCAACCTGCCGCACGTAGAACTCATGCTCGCGCGCGCGGTCCTCCTCGGTCACGAGAGCGGAGATGTTGAGGGACAGAAGCTCTTGCCGGCTGTAGCCGGTGAGGGCGCAGAAAGCCTCGTTGACCCGCAGCAGGCGACCGCTTGCGTCCGTCTCGCCAATGCCAACGCCTGCGTGCTCGTAAATGGCCGCCAGTTCCGCCGTGTCGGCGGGCGGAATATCCCGGCGCGGCTGCTGCGGCGTATCCTGAACGCAGGAGACGGCCCCGATGACGCGCGCGTCCGCATCCAGCACCGGCGCGGCGCTGATCGTTGCAAAGGTGCGCGAGCGATCTGGTCGTTCGATGAGGATGGGCTGGCCGGAGGTGGCGGTGCCCTGCCTCAGGGCCAGGTGCACGGGCGTGGCCTCGGGCGCGAGCGGGGTGCCATCAGGCAGGAAGAGCGTGAGCGACCCGCAACAGCAGGGCCCGGCCTCGCCCGCAGGCGCGGGCGCGCAACGCCACAATTCCAGCGCGCGCCGGTTATGCCGCGCCGGCGTGCCATTGGCCCGGTAGATGGTCACCGCCATGGGCAGCAGGTCGAGCAATCCCTGCGGCGTGCTGAACAAGGCTTCGAGTGCGGCCTCGGCAGGGTGGGGAGTGCAGTCAAGCGTGGCGCCTGAATCGTACATGCCGATTGCCATATCTCATTTCGTCAGGGAAGGTCCCGCCGGAGGCGCGGTGTACGAAGAATATGGTAACTTACCGGAAGTTGATCGCGCAATGGCGTAGACGTCTAAAAAATCGATAAAACCGGCGGCATTTGCTACAATTGGATGAGCTAAAGGATTGTTTGCTAGTGCATTTGTGTCCTTCTGTTAACAGCGCGAAACGTCTATTGCCGGCATGCTGACTTCTCGCTGAACCAAGCATCAATTTGTAATTTGGTTTACTTTTATTGGAGGCGTTCTATTGCCCGGACAGGACGGCGCGTCGTTCAGCAAGCGCTGTCGCGTCGTCCGGCGCGGTCGGATGGTCCGGCATGGAGGGGCCGAGAAGGGCGGCCTTTTCCGCATCTACCACCAGTTGCAGAAACTCCGCGACGGCCCGGACGCGCGGAATGGAGCGCAGGTCCGCGTGCAGCACGATCCAGTAGGCGCGCTCCACTCGAACCTGGTCAGCAAGCACAGGGATGAGGCGCGGGTCCTGGCAGGCGGAAAAATGGTGCAGGAGCCCAAGCCCGAAGCCTGCGCCCACCGCATTCTGTTGCGCGCTGATGGAGCTGGACCGGAACGGCACGGCGGGGTCGTTCACCACATCATGCACGAACTTGAGCTGGGGCAGGGCGATGAGGTCTTCGATGTAGGAGACGAAGTCCTTGCCCTTCAGGTCCTCGATGGCGCGGATGGGGCCGTGGCGCGAGAGGTACTCGGCAGAGGCATAGAGGCCGAGGCTATAGTCGGTGAGCTTGCGGGCATAGAGGCGCCCCGAAGGCGGGCGGCCGAGCATCACGGCGATATCCGCTTCCCGCTTTGAGAGGCTGATGGCCTGGTTCTCCGCCACCAGTTCCAGGTTGAGCTGGGGATACATCTGGCGCAGCCGCACCATGTTGGGCGCCACGAGAAAGCTGCCGAAAGCCTCCGGCGTCGCCAGCCGCACGGTGCCTGAAATTTGGAAATCCTGCCCGGCGAGGTCCGCGCTGATGGCGGCGGTCTCGCTCTCGATGCGCTCCGCATGGCCAACCAGGCGCTGGCCGCTTTCCGTCAGCGTCAGGCCGCGGGGCGAACGGTGGAACAGCAGGCAGCCGATGGCCTGCTCCAGCGCTGTGATGCGCCGGGCGACGGTGGTGTGATCGACCCCCAGGCGGCGGGCAGCATCCACCAGCCGCCCGTGGCGGGCGACGGCCAGGAAAAAGCGCAGGTCGTTCCAGTCGAACATAGCATTTCTGCACATTTGATCGGCGCAAAACCGATCTATTATTCGCATGATTGCACAGACTACAGTTCGGAGGAACGACTTTCTGGCGAAGGGGAGACCAGCCATGCGGAACATCACCCACTTCATCTCCGGCAAGAGCGTGGCGGGCACGTCCGGCCGGTTCAGCGACGTGTTCAACCCGAACACGGGCGAGGTGCAGGCCCACGTCGCGCTGGCGAGCGAGGATGAGGTGAATGCTGCCGTGCAGGCGGCGGCGAAGGCCTTCCCGGCGTGGGCGGCGCTCAACCCGCAGCGGCGCGCGCGGGTGATGTTCAACTTCAAGGCGCTGGTCGAACAGCACATGGACGAGCTGGCCGAGATGCTCTCGCTGGAGCACGGCAAGGTGCTGGCCGACGCGCGCGGGGACGTGCAGCGCGGGCTTGAGGTGATCGAGTTCGCCTGCGGCATCCCGCACCTGCAGAAGGGCGAGTTCACCGAAGGCGCGGGGCCGGGCATCGACGTGTTCTCCATGCGCCAGCCGCTGGGCGTGGTGGCGGGCATCACCCCGTTCAACTTCCCGGCCATGATCCCGATGTGGATGTTCGGCGTGGCGATTGCCTGCGGCAACACCTTCATCCTGAAGCCGTCGGAGCGGGACCCGTCCCTGCCGGTGCGACTGGCCGAGCTGTTCCTCGAGGCGGGCGGTCCGGAAGGCGTGCTGAACGTGGTGCACGGCGACAAGGTGGCGGTCGATGCCATCCTCGACCACCCGGAGATCAAGGCGGTGAGCTTCGTCGGCTCCTCCGACATCGCCCACTATGTCTACCAGCGCGGCGCGGCGGCAGGGAAGCGCGTGCAGGCCATGGGCGGCGCGAAGAACCACGGTATCGTGCTGCCGGATGCGGACCTCGATCAGGTGGTGCGCGACCTGGTGGGCGCCGCCTACGGCTCGGCGGGCGAGCGCTGCATGGCGCTGCCGGTGGTGGTGCCGGTGGGCGCCAAGACGGCGGACGGCCTGCTGGAGCGCCTCATCCCCGAAGTGCAGAAGCTGAAGGTGGGCACCTCCACTGATCCCGAAGCCCAATATGGCCCGGTGGTGACGGCGGCGCATCGCGAGCGCATCAAGTCGTACATCCAGATGGGGGTGGACGAGGGCGCCGAGCTGCTGATGGACGGCCGCGATTTCCAGCTTCAGGGTTATGAGAAGGGCTTCTTCATCGGCCCGTCGCTGTTCGACCATGTGAAGCCGAGCATGAAGAGCTATCAGGAAGAGATCTTCGGCCCGGTGCTCCAGATGGTGCGCGCCGAGACGCTGGACGAGGCGATCGAGCTGCCGAGCAGGCACCAGTATGGCAACGGCGTTGCCCTCTTCACCCGCAACGGCAACGCGGCGCGGGAGTTCGCCCAGCGGGTGAACGTGGGCATGGTTGGCATCAACGTGCCGATCCCGGTGCCGGTGGCCTACCACACCTTTGGCGGCTGGAAGCGCTCGGCCTTTGGCGATACCAATCAGCATGGCATGGAAGGCGTGCGCTTCTACACCAAGATCAAGACGGTGACCCAGCGCTGGCCGGTGGGTGACGTGGGCGACCAGTCCTTCGTCATCCCGACGATGCGGTAAGAGCCGGGGGCGCGCGAAGTTTTGGGGAGGCGTCCGGCCTTGCCGCAAGAGGGTCAATGTAGCCCCGGCGGCGGGCCGGACGTATTTGCAGAGTAACGGTTCTCGAAAAGGGTTGGTCACGGCAATGGATTTTCAGCTGTCCGAAGACCGGGTGATGATTCAGGACATGGCCCGCAAGTTCGCAAGCGAGCGCCTGCGGCCGAACGCCATGCGCTGGGACGAGGAAAAGACGCTGGATCGCAGCGTGTTGCAGGAAGCGGGAAGCCTCGGCTTCGGGGCGATCTACGCGCGGGAGGACGTGGGCGGCTCGGCGCTGACCCGGCTGGACGCGGCGCTGATCTTCGAGGCGCTGTCGGCGGGGGACGTGAGCCACGCGGCGTTTCTTTCAATCCACAACATGGCGACGTGGATGATCGACACCTACGGCAGCGAGGAGCAGCGCCGCCACTG from Pedomonas mirosovicensis includes these protein-coding regions:
- a CDS encoding LysR family transcriptional regulator, with the protein product MFDWNDLRFFLAVARHGRLVDAARRLGVDHTTVARRITALEQAIGCLLFHRSPRGLTLTESGQRLVGHAERIESETAAISADLAGQDFQISGTVRLATPEAFGSFLVAPNMVRLRQMYPQLNLELVAENQAISLSKREADIAVMLGRPPSGRLYARKLTDYSLGLYASAEYLSRHGPIRAIEDLKGKDFVSYIEDLIALPQLKFVHDVVNDPAVPFRSSSISAQQNAVGAGFGLGLLHHFSACQDPRLIPVLADQVRVERAYWIVLHADLRSIPRVRAVAEFLQLVVDAEKAALLGPSMPDHPTAPDDATALAERRAVLSGQ
- a CDS encoding sensor histidine kinase, encoding MYDSGATLDCTPHPAEAALEALFSTPQGLLDLLPMAVTIYRANGTPARHNRRALELWRCAPAPAGEAGPCCCGSLTLFLPDGTPLAPEATPVHLALRQGTATSGQPILIERPDRSRTFATISAAPVLDADARVIGAVSCVQDTPQQPRRDIPPADTAELAAIYEHAGVGIGETDASGRLLRVNEAFCALTGYSRQELLSLNISALVTEEDRAREHEFYVRQVAGQLDRYTLEQRHIRKDGTQLWVSVTSSAVRSVEDGYLYSVRVAQDITQFKQVQERQQMLMGELNHRIKNTLATVQSLAYQTVRKTPDAHTFYEKFQGRLMALSKAHSLLTRSQWSGAALRDIIEDQVLPYREGEGRRIILTGDAVELTADQAVVLGMVFHELVTNAIKHGSLSQPTGGVRIEWHVIANPADGQPLLHLLWRESGGPPAHLPRTHGFGSLFIERSTRDQLHGSAHMEFLPTGLSCRLEIPLRPNMEKHA
- a CDS encoding CoA-acylating methylmalonate-semialdehyde dehydrogenase, with amino-acid sequence MRNITHFISGKSVAGTSGRFSDVFNPNTGEVQAHVALASEDEVNAAVQAAAKAFPAWAALNPQRRARVMFNFKALVEQHMDELAEMLSLEHGKVLADARGDVQRGLEVIEFACGIPHLQKGEFTEGAGPGIDVFSMRQPLGVVAGITPFNFPAMIPMWMFGVAIACGNTFILKPSERDPSLPVRLAELFLEAGGPEGVLNVVHGDKVAVDAILDHPEIKAVSFVGSSDIAHYVYQRGAAAGKRVQAMGGAKNHGIVLPDADLDQVVRDLVGAAYGSAGERCMALPVVVPVGAKTADGLLERLIPEVQKLKVGTSTDPEAQYGPVVTAAHRERIKSYIQMGVDEGAELLMDGRDFQLQGYEKGFFIGPSLFDHVKPSMKSYQEEIFGPVLQMVRAETLDEAIELPSRHQYGNGVALFTRNGNAAREFAQRVNVGMVGINVPIPVPVAYHTFGGWKRSAFGDTNQHGMEGVRFYTKIKTVTQRWPVGDVGDQSFVIPTMR